Below is a window of Thermonema lapsum DNA.
AGGCTCTTGAAAATGGAAAGCTACAGAGCCCGTGAAAGCCGCCGGATAGAGATAGTAATCTTCTATTTTACAAAGGTAGCGCTCAAAAAACAAATCAAAAGCATGTCGCAGAAAAGCGACTACATACTCATCGGTGCAATACTCTTTAAGAAAAGGCACAAACTGCGCAAAATAACGGTTGGGGTACGCACTGTGATAAGCAGCCTGCAAGACGTCGTCTAAACGCAAGGCATATTGCATGCGAAAGGCTTCCTGCAGGGCATTAGGAAGCATTCCATGCAAATAATGTTTTACCCACTCTCGCCCCAGATAAGCGCCACTGCCCTCATCGCCCAGCCAAAAGCCCAAGCTGGGCGGGTTGTTCGTGATGAATTGTCCGTCATAGAAGCACACATTAGCCCCCGTTCCCAGAATGGCAGCAATTCCTTGGCGGTGCCCCCACAGTGCACGGGCAGCCCCCAGCATGTCGTGCTCCACTTCTATATGCGCTTTTGGAAAGGCAGCAGCAAGTGCTTTGGTTACTTGTAGCTTCTTTTCTTGACTGCTGCACCCCGCCCCATAGAAAAAAATCGCTGCAGGCGAAGGCAACGGCTCCAGAGCGGGCAACAAAGTGGCTTCTATTGTCTGCTGCATGGCAGTGCTGTCCATATAAAAAGGATGCAAGCCGGGGGTTTTTATTTTTATCTGCTGTGCGTCATGGACATACACCCAATCCGTTTTGGTGCCTCCGCTGTCTGCTATGAGTATTGCCATCCGTTTGCTTTTAGTTTAGTGTGTGGTACTGATTGAAGCGAGCACGTAATTTTCAAAAATAAGATTTTGTGCCGTTTCCGGTTCATAGCTATGCAAAAAGCGGGCAAACTTTTGTCGGTTCATTCGGTAGGGCAAAAAAAAAAAAAACATAAGGGCATGGCTTGCGCCACGCCCTTTTACATGATTATGACGACAAAGGTCAGGCTTTCATGGCTTCGGCAAGCGAAACAGACACCTGCAGCTCGCGCCCATCTAAATCAAATACATGAGCATCGGGCAAGTCATCTACAAGTTCAAGCTGCAGGGCTTGCGTTTCCTGCATGATGTAAGGCTTGTGCACCTCTATGGCACGATTGAACAGCTCATCGAGTTTTTGCACACGAATGGCTATTTTATCCTGCACCTCAAACTGCAGGTCTTTTCGCAGGTTCTGAATGCGGTTCACCACATCGCGGGCAATGCCCTCCATGAGCAAATCATCGTCGAGACGGGTATCCAAAGCTACTGTTAAACCACGTTCGGAAGCTACCGACCATCCTTCAAGGTCTTTCGACTCAATGATGACGTCCTCTTGGGTGAGGGTGATGGACTGCCCTTCTACTTCTATGGTATAGCTGCCTGCCTGCTCCAGTGCTTTGATTTCAGAGGCTCCAAACTGTTGAATGGCTGATGCAATGGGCTTCATCAGCTGCTTGTATGTTTGTCCCAACCGGCGGAAGTTAGGCTTGACTGTTTTCACCAAAATGCCGGAAGAGTCATCTACAAATTCTATGTCTTTGACGTTCACCTCTGCCTTGATGATATCGGCAACTTCCTCTATTTGCCGGCGCATGCTGTCGTTCAGAACTGGGATAAGAATACGGTGCAATGGCTGACGCACTTTGATTTTTTCACGCTTGCGCAGTGCATGCGTAAGGGAAGAAATTCGCTGTGCCAAATCCATCTTTTCTTCCAAATCGGGGTCTATGAGAGCAGTAAGCGACTGCGGGAAGTCTGCCAGATGCACCGACTCAAAAGGCTCCTTATTGGTGGTATCGTTCAGGTCTTTGTAAAGGCGCTCGGCATAGAAGGGTGCAAAAGGCGAAATCAGCTTGGCAATAGTTACTAGACACTCATAGAGGGTTTGGTAAGCCGCCACTTTGTCTTGGTTGTATTCGCCTTTCCAGAAGCGTTTGCGGTTCAAGCGCACATACCAGTTGCTCAGGTCTTCTATCACGAAGTGCTGGATGGCACGGGTAGCCTTGGTGGGCTCGTAGTCCTCCATTGCTTGCTCTACGGTAGCAATCAAAGTATTGAGGCGAGAGATAATCCAGCGGTCGCTTTCGGGGCGTTGCGCCACAGGAATACTTTCTTCCTTGTAGGTAAAGCCATCGAGGTTGGCATACAGGGCAAAGAAACTATAGGTATTGTAGAGGGTGCCGAAGAACTTACGCTTCACTTCATCGACACCGGCAAGGTCGAAGCGTAGATTTTCCCAAGGTGCCGCGTTGCTCACCATGTACCAGCGGGTGGCATCGGCACCGTAGGTAGCCAGTGTCTCGAAGGGGTCTATCACGTTGCCCTTCGATTTCGACATTTTATCGCCGTTTTTGTCAAGTACCAAGCCAGTAGAAACCACATTTTTGAAAGCCACGCTATCGAAGAGCATCACTGCCAGGGCATGCAGGGTAAAGAACCAACCGCGGGTTTGGTCCACCCCCTCGCTGATGAAGTCGGCAGGGAAGGATTTTTTGAATGCCTCTTGGTTTTCAAAAGGATAATGCCACTGAGCATAAGGCATAGCGCCCGAATCGAACCACACGTCGACGAGGTCTGGCTCACGGTGCATGGGTTTGCCACTGTCCGACACCAAAATGATTTCATCTACATAAGGACGGTGCAGGTCGGGCAAATCGGTAGATTGCTGCAAGCCCAAACGCTCGTTGGCTTTTTGTATTTCGGCGCGTAGCTCTTCCAACGAACCGATGCACTTTTCTTCACTGCCATCTTCGGTACGCCATACGGGCAAGGGCGTGCCCCAATAGCGCGAACGCGACAAGTTCCAATCAACGAGGTTCTCCAGCCAGTTGCCGAAGCGCCCTTCGCCAGTAGAAGCAGGCTTCCAATTGATGGTTTTGTTTAGTTCTACCATGCGGTCTTTAAGGGCAGTGGTGCGTATAAACCACGAGTCCAAGGGGTAATACAAAACAGGCTTGCCCGTACGCCAACAGTGCGGATAGCTGTGTACGTATTTTTCTACTTTAAATGCTTTATTTTCCTCCTTCAGAATAATAGATAGAATCACATCGGTGCTTTTATAGCCGGGCTGCGATTCATCTTCATCCAAATAGTTTTTCACATAGAAATCATCGGGGGTAAATTCTTTGTGTGCCTTGATGCCCAAAGTCTTCATTTTTTGCAAAATGGCTTCGCCTATGGGGCGAATAAACTTACCTTCTTTGTCCACAGTAGGCGTGAGGTTGCCATCTTCGCCTTCCACAAGCATAGCAGGCACAGCGTTTTGTTTGGCTACGCGGGCGTCGTCTGCACCAAAAGTAGGCGAAACGTGCACAATGCCGGTACCTTCTTCGGT
It encodes the following:
- a CDS encoding N-acetylglucosamine kinase, which encodes MAILIADSGGTKTDWVYVHDAQQIKIKTPGLHPFYMDSTAMQQTIEATLLPALEPLPSPAAIFFYGAGCSSQEKKLQVTKALAAAFPKAHIEVEHDMLGAARALWGHRQGIAAILGTGANVCFYDGQFITNNPPSLGFWLGDEGSGAYLGREWVKHYLHGMLPNALQEAFRMQYALRLDDVLQAAYHSAYPNRYFAQFVPFLKEYCTDEYVVAFLRHAFDLFFERYLCKIEDYYLYPAAFTGSVAFHFQEPLLASAQSFDVQVVRIEQSPLSGLLKYHGVV
- the ileS gene encoding isoleucine--tRNA ligase is translated as MPYPEYKGLDLAHINREILSFWKSHATFEKSVNQREGKPSFVFYEGPPSANGKPGIHHVMARTIKDIFCRYKTLKGYQVKRKAGWDTHGLPVELQVEKELGIKKEDIGKKISIAEYNRHCRETVMQYTDLWNRLTEEMGYWVDLNNPYVTYDNQYIETLWFLLKELYKKGLLYKGYTIQPYSPAAGTGLSSHELNYPGTYKEVSDTSVVAQFKVKRSELSAFLFDKQDEEVFFLAWTTTPWTLPSNMALAVGENIDYVKVRTFNPYTHRPVSVILAKDRLPAYFSKKAEGLALSDYKPGDKLIPYEIAGQWKGKEFEGIRYEQLLPFLQKEEWNEQAFRVIIGDFVSTEEGTGIVHVSPTFGADDARVAKQNAVPAMLVEGEDGNLTPTVDKEGKFIRPIGEAILQKMKTLGIKAHKEFTPDDFYVKNYLDEDESQPGYKSTDVILSIILKEENKAFKVEKYVHSYPHCWRTGKPVLYYPLDSWFIRTTALKDRMVELNKTINWKPASTGEGRFGNWLENLVDWNLSRSRYWGTPLPVWRTEDGSEEKCIGSLEELRAEIQKANERLGLQQSTDLPDLHRPYVDEIILVSDSGKPMHREPDLVDVWFDSGAMPYAQWHYPFENQEAFKKSFPADFISEGVDQTRGWFFTLHALAVMLFDSVAFKNVVSTGLVLDKNGDKMSKSKGNVIDPFETLATYGADATRWYMVSNAAPWENLRFDLAGVDEVKRKFFGTLYNTYSFFALYANLDGFTYKEESIPVAQRPESDRWIISRLNTLIATVEQAMEDYEPTKATRAIQHFVIEDLSNWYVRLNRKRFWKGEYNQDKVAAYQTLYECLVTIAKLISPFAPFYAERLYKDLNDTTNKEPFESVHLADFPQSLTALIDPDLEEKMDLAQRISSLTHALRKREKIKVRQPLHRILIPVLNDSMRRQIEEVADIIKAEVNVKDIEFVDDSSGILVKTVKPNFRRLGQTYKQLMKPIASAIQQFGASEIKALEQAGSYTIEVEGQSITLTQEDVIIESKDLEGWSVASERGLTVALDTRLDDDLLMEGIARDVVNRIQNLRKDLQFEVQDKIAIRVQKLDELFNRAIEVHKPYIMQETQALQLELVDDLPDAHVFDLDGRELQVSVSLAEAMKA